The following is a genomic window from bacterium.
TGGGCGAGAGGTCATCACGTAGATCCGATCGGAGAGCAGTATCGCCTCGTCTATGTCGTGGGTCACGAACAGCACCGTCTTATGCGTCTGCTCCCAGACCCGCAGCAGCAACTCCTGCATCACCGAGCGCGTCTGAGCATCCAGCGCGCCGAAGGGCTCGTCCATCAGTAGAATTGCCGGCTCGTTGGCCATCGCGCGCGCGATGGCCACCCGCTGCTGCATGCCGCCCGAGAGTTCCTTGGGGTAGGCCGGCTCAGTGCCCCGCAGGCCCACCAGGTCCAGGTAACGGCGCACTATCTCCTGCCGCTTCTCCGCAGACGTGCCGCGCAACCGCAGACCGAACTCCACGTTGCCCTGCACCGTCAGCCAGGGAAAGAGCGTGTAGGACTGGAACACCATGCCGCGGTCGGCGCCCGGGCCCTCCACCGGGCGGTCATCGAGCAGCACCTCGCCCGAAGTTGGCCGGATCAGGCCGGCCACGATGCGCAGCAGGGTTGACTTGCCGCAGCCGGAGGGTCCGACGATCGAGACGAACTCCTCGTCGCGGACGCCCAGGCTGAGGTCTTCAATGGCCGTCACTGTGCCGCCCCTCCGGCGCGTGAAGACCACGCTTAGGCCGCGGATGGCGAGCTTCAGATCTTCGGTGACCAAGGCAGCAGCAACCTGTGAAGGCGTTTGAAGGTCAAATCGAAGACGAAGCCCAGCAGGCCGATGGTGAACAACCCGACGAAGATCCGGTCGGTGAACAGCCCGCGGCCGGCGTCCAGGATCATGTACCCCAGCCCGCGGTTGGCCGCCACCAGTTCGGCGACGATCAAGTAGGTCCAGGCCCACCCCATCGTGATGCGGAGGTTGTCCATCACCCCCGGCAGGGTGGCGGGTAGGAGCACGCGTCCGAAGACGTCGCCGCGGCCGGCGCCCAACGTGTAGGCGCTGTCGAGCAGGTCCTTGGGCACGCCCGCGGACACGTCCGCTATCAGCAGGATCAACTGGAAGAAGGTGCCGATGAAGATCACCGCCACCTTCTGCGGGGTGCCGATCCCGACGTAGAGGATCAGCAGCGGGATCATCGCGCTTACCGGCAGGTAGCGTACGAAGTTCACGATGGGTTCCAACAAGGCTTCGACGAACTTGAGCGTGCCCATCAGGATGCCGAGCGGCACCGCCAGCAGCACCGCCAGCACCCATCCCGTGACGATTACGCTGACGCTGGCCCAGGCATGCTCGGCCAGGCTGCCGTCGGCGATAAGCGCGGCCGCGGCCCGCACGATGTCAGACGGCGACGGCAGGAACAGCGGGGTGACGAAGCCGCCGTAAGTCAGGATGGCCCACAGCGAGAAAATCCCTGCGGCCGACGCGCCCACCCCTGCCAGGTACGCGCTGCGGGAGATCGGCTCGTGCGGCCGCAGGATCTCGCTTAGCCGGGCCAGCAGCCCGGGTCGGTCGCGTTTCACCGCCTGGAGCGTCTCACTTCCCGACGAACGACGGATCCAGGATGTCTGTCGCCTTGATCCCCTTCATCCCGGCCTTGCCCAGACCGGTCCACAGGTCAACGGCGAACTGCGCGGTCTTGTAGCCGATCCCGGGCTTGTCCTTCGTGCCGAAGAACTCCTGGGAGGCGGCCAGATCGTAGTAACGGATGCCGGTCAGCGTCTCCGCGAAGATCTTGGGATCCTTCAG
Proteins encoded in this region:
- a CDS encoding ABC transporter permease, with protein sequence MKRDRPGLLARLSEILRPHEPISRSAYLAGVGASAAGIFSLWAILTYGGFVTPLFLPSPSDIVRAAAALIADGSLAEHAWASVSVIVTGWVLAVLLAVPLGILMGTLKFVEALLEPIVNFVRYLPVSAMIPLLILYVGIGTPQKVAVIFIGTFFQLILLIADVSAGVPKDLLDSAYTLGAGRGDVFGRVLLPATLPGVMDNLRITMGWAWTYLIVAELVAANRGLGYMILDAGRGLFTDRIFVGLFTIGLLGFVFDLTFKRLHRLLLPWSPKI
- a CDS encoding ABC transporter ATP-binding protein, which encodes MTAIEDLSLGVRDEEFVSIVGPSGCGKSTLLRIVAGLIRPTSGEVLLDDRPVEGPGADRGMVFQSYTLFPWLTVQGNVEFGLRLRGTSAEKRQEIVRRYLDLVGLRGTEPAYPKELSGGMQQRVAIARAMANEPAILLMDEPFGALDAQTRSVMQELLLRVWEQTHKTVLFVTHDIDEAILLSDRIYVMTSRPGRIKTEVAVALPRPREVSVMDTPEFIALRQRVHGLIREETLRVLDQERPAVGGSAGG